AATGATAAGGAAAAAAGCATCATATGTTGTCAGTTTTGGTGtttaatacataaaacatgCCTTGCAAACCAAgcatttcaagaaaaaagagagagaaacactaAATGTTTTACAGAAGGATGTCCTCTTTAAAAACCAcccaaaaacttttgaaaaaagaaaagaaaattctcaaagtactttttcaagaaaaaaataacattgccAAAGATGAAATCAAAAAAGgatttgccaaaaataaaaaagcacatgcaaaacatgttttgaaaaaaagaaaaacatttttattgaaaaaaatagtttgccAGAAATCTCTTTAGAAAAATAGATTGCCAAAATTTATGAcgacaaaaaaatgtctcatcTGGACGTGAAACATTTAGGACCCAATCGGAGCTGAAGACACTTTAGGAGTTTTTAAAAGCCCTCGGCCGCCCGCTTACTGACCTCCGTCATGGACggtctcttcttcctcttcctgtccaGACACCTGCACGCCAGAGCAACCGCCTCCAAACAGCCCGCCGGCTCCACAGCGCCCCCTGAAGACACCGCCACAGTACAGCAGCcgcaggaaacaggaaacaccatgtgacacaaacacacaaacacacaacatacacacacacaaacaaacacactgacctGAGATCAGCCGCTGGTCCACATGTTTCCTCCAGACTGCTGCACACGACCCCCCTGGACcgtcctccacctcctccaccaaGTCCTTCTGCTCCACCAGGACCACAAaaccaggaccaggaccaggaccatGACCAGaatcaggatcaggatcaggatcaggatcaggatcaggaccaggaccaggaccaagaccaggaccaggaccaggaccaggaccaggaccaggaccaggaccaggaccaggatcaggatcaggatcaggacCAGGACCAGATACCGGGTCAGAAGAACATCACTCAACCAAACTCCACAGctacatttcaacatttctgcgtgtgtttgtgtgcatgtgtctgtgtgcatgtgtctgcatgtgtctgtgtgcatgtgtctgtgtgcatgtgtctgcatgtgtctgtgtgcatgtgtctgtgtgcatgtgtctgcatgtgtctgtgtgcatgtctctgtgtgcatgtgtctgcatgtgtctgtgtgcatgtgtctgtgtgcatgtgtctgatgtgtctgtgtgcatgtctctgtgtgcatgtgtctgcatgtgtctgtgtgcatgtgtctgtgtgcatgtgtctgtgtgcatgtgtctgcatgtgtctgtgtgcatgtgtctgtgtgcatgtgtctgcatgtgtctgtgtgcatgtgtcatgtgcatgtgtctgcatgtgtgtgtgcatgtctctgtgtgcatgtgtcgcatgtgtctgtgtgcatgtgtctgtgtgcatgtgtgtgtgtgcatgtgtctgcatgtgtctgtgtgcatgtgtgtgcatgtgtctgtgcatgcgcatgtgtctgtgtgtgtgcatccgcgtgtgtgcgtgtgtctatgtgcgtgtgtgtgtctgtgtgcgtgcgtgtgtctgtgtgtgtgcgtgtgtctgtgtgcgtgcgtgtgtctgtgtgcatctgCGTGCGTGCGtctatgtgcgtgtgtgtgtctgtgtgcgtgcgtgcgtctgtgtgtgtgcatgtgtctgtgtgtgtgctgtgtgtgtgcgtgtgtctatgtgtgcgtgtgtgtctgtgtgcgtgcgtgtgtctgtgtgcgtgtgtgtctgtgtgtgtgcgtgtgtctgcgtgcgtgtgtgtgcatctgcgTGCGTGCGtctatgtgcgtgtgtgtgtctgtgtgcgtgcgtgtctgcatgtgtctgtgtgcgtgcgtgtctgcatgtgtctgtgtgcgtgcgtgtctgcatgtgtctgtgtgcgtgcgtgtctgcatgtgtctgtgtgcgtgcgtgtgtgtgtgtgcatctgcgtgcgtgcatgtgtctgtgtgcgtgcgtgtgtctgtgtgcctgtatgtgtgtgcgtgtgtctgtgtgcgtgtctgcgtgtgtctgtgtgcgtgtctgtgtgcgtgcgtgtgtctgtgtgtgtctgtgtgcgtgtctgtgtgcgtgcgtgtgtctgtgtgcctgtgtgtatgcgtgcgtgtctgtgtgcgtgcgtgtgtctgtgtgtgtctgtgtgtgtctgtgtgtgtctgtgtgcgtgtgtctgtgtgcgtgcgtgtgtctgtgtgtgtctgtgtgcgtgtgtctgtgtgcctgtgtgtatgcgtgcgtgtctgtgtgcgtgcgtgcatgtttgtgcatgtgtctgtgtgcgtgcgtgtgcgtacatgtgtctgtgtgcgtgcgtgtgtgcgtgcgtgcatgtgtgttctgtgtgcgtgcgtgtgtctgtgtgcgtgcatgtgtctgtgtgcgtgcatgtgtctgtgtgcgtgtgtgcatgtgtctgcgtgtgtatgtatgcgtgcgtgtgtctgcgtgcgtgcatgtgtatgtgtgcgtgcgtgtgtctgtgtgcgtgcgtgtgcccTGACCAGGTATCTGTCTCCTGACTTCCTGTCTTTCTCCAGAGCTCGCCGCCCTGTCAGGACCTCCAGCAGGACCTGAGACACACAGCACACGCCTAAAacatgtgatgatgtcacatcaTGTGACGATATCAGAGGTGTCACTCAGCTGATTTTCACACACAACATTTCCCATCAGCCCCTGCTGTGTCTCACCACTCCGAAGCTGAACACGTCCACGGCGGTCCCCAGCTCTCCATTCCTCACGTACTCGTCTGGCAGGTACGCCAGCGTTCCTCTGACCGTCGCCGTTTTCCCGACGGACACCGTCTGAGCCGCCGAGCGCCCCGACGGGGCCCGACACGCAAACCGAGCCAGACCGAAGTCTGCCAGCTTCGCCACTAGGTGACAGTCCAACAGGATGTTTgagctgcagagacaaagagggacACAGGGAGAGACATGGAGGgccaaagagagacaaagagggacacagagagacacagagggacacagagagacaaagagggacacagagagacacagagggacacagagagacacagagggacaNNNNNNNNNNNNNNNNNNNNNNNNNNNNNNNNNNNNNNNNNNNNNNNNNNNNNNNNNNNNNNNNNNNNNNNNNNNNNNNNNNNNNNNNNNNNNNNNNNNNNNNNNNNNNNNNNNNNNNNNNNNNNNNNNNNNNNNNNNNNNNNNNNNNNNNNNNNNNNNNNNNNNNNNNNNNNNNNNNNNNNNNNNNNNNNNNNNNNNNNNNNNNNNNNNNNNNNNNNNNNNNNNNNNNNNNNNNNNNNNNNNNNNNNNNNNNNNNNNNNNNNNNNNNNNNNNNNNNNNNNNNNNNNNNNNNNNNNNNNNNNNNNNNNNNNNNNNNNNNNNNNNNNNNNNNNNNNNNNNNNNNNNNNNNNNNNNNNNNNNNNNNNNNNNNNNNNNNNNNNNNNNNNNNNNNNNNNNNNNNNNNNNNNNNNNNNNNNNNNNNNNNNNNNNNNNNNNNNNNNNNNNNNNNNNNNNNNNNNNNNNNNNNNNNNNNNNNNNNNNNNNNNNNNNNNNNNNNNNNNACTTCACCTGTACTGCAGCTAAACTACACTTCAAGTACAGCTAAACTACACCTGTACTACAGCTAAACTACACCTGAACTACAGCTAAACTTCACCTGTACTACATCTAAACTACACATGAACTACAGCTAAACTTCACCTGTACTACAGCTAAACTTCACCTGCTAAAACACCGCAGCGGTAAACTGACCCTTGACAATCTAAGCAATCAGATCAAAGATGATGATCCGCTGCCTTGCACTACATTTCCCAGAGTTCCCTGCTGTCTGTGGAGTGCCAAAGCACAATTTTGATAGTTCCTGTTCTGATCACAGGTATTGATTATCGGCCTGCTGCTGATCTCAGACATGCTGGATGTTTTTTATCGACGatcatttttagctttttcGAGTGAAACCAGCACAGATCTGCATCAGGAGTTTTTCTGAAGGCAATAACCGAATCAGGGAGAGTTCTCAGTGTGAGTCCAGTTCCTGAACCCCGACCCCACAAAGCCTCAGGACTTGAACCTCCTCAGTCTTCCTCAGTCCACATTCACTCCTCTCAGGTGTTACAGGACATTTTGATTGGACCTGACATGAGCTGAAGGTACATTTATCAGCCAATCAGCATGCAGCAGAGGGATGAAGGAGTGTCGCCCAGTGATGCTTGTTGCTATGGAGACCACAGTGCCACCATAGATCCATACGGGTCACGTCTAGCGTCTGACTCAACGAAGACGTGGAAATTTATTGATGGAAAAGATGATAAAACAAACTGATAGTTCAGACAGGACAAGATGTGAAGACCATCGGCAGAAAGTGAATCTGGGGGTCAGACGTCTGGCCCTCAGCTGGTCAAACGCCATACAAGTTTATAAATGTTGTTAATTCAAACTCAGACTGGATGAGAAACTCGTCTGTGACGTGAAGCCAAAGCTCACCATCAGCTGTGCTCACACTGTGCGGTCTGATGGCCACGCCACCATCTGAGAGCACTGTACGAGTAAAAATGGTACGTCGGCCCCCAAAGACCGTTTGCACTCAAGGACTGTGGAAACTCAAGAACCATCCTGGCTGTTGACAATTGTCAATAAAGTTTAGTTTGAGAGCTCCGGGGCGGATGCTAACGACAATGCTAACGAGGCAGAAGCATGGGGATGCCTCAGAGAAACAGCCGCCGGCACATATGGACTCGCAGAGGTGAGGACAGTTGGTTTTGTCCATTCTGCAGAGATAAGTGGAGCTCTGCTAATGTCCATGTTGTGCACAGCTCGACCAACCTGCATTTTCTGTTTGGCGTTGTGTTGCCATGGCGTTTTCAGACACTCCGTTCTCCACTTCACGCAGCCGACTCGACTTGTGGCAGCGCTTCAGCTGTGCGAGAACCTGCGTTGGCCGACCAAAACCTCCGACACGTCAGATATTCACCCGACCGTCTGATGGCTGATCGGGAGCAGAAGGTTGGTCCTCGCTCCCCGCTGGACACTGCACGCCAAACGACGCCCGATGACACTGAAACTGATTTCAAAATGAGTTACGCAGCTTACAAATGGGCTAAAACCGCACGGTGTACGCTTGGCTTCACTTCGCCTCTGAATGGTTCACCGTGATTTTCTCACCCCAACCAGTCTAACCGGTGACGCCAGCGAGTTCTAGCCAAGTTTAACGAAGGCAACGTTCCCGTCCGACTTAGATCCTGATTAGGTCAGGACCCTCTGACACAAAAACGTTGGATTGAAACGTTGTCTTCATTAAACTTGGGCGGGGCAGgaagtgtgcaggtgttttttgtttttttaaccatgtaGCCAATCACAGGGAGCGCCGGGTGGGTCATTCCTACACATTTGCCTACAGAACAGGTCTTCACAACGCGACTCGGTGTCAGGTTGCGGGTGTGTTTTTACCCGAAGTCGTGACCAGCTGACTCAATGCGTCATTCACAAACCCGCGCGGCCGCTGCCGTGTCAGCGAGTCAGCCAATGAAAGGATCTGCACATTTTTCTATGGATGGAGGGACAGGAAGCTGGAATCACACTGAAAACATAAAGCTGCTGACCGAACAAATAGCTGACAAACGAAAAAACAATCCACTGGGGGGAGGagcttcgtgtgtgtgtgtgtgtgtgtgtgtgtgtgtgtgtgtgtgtgtgtgtgtgttactaaCTTATTACATGTACATACTGTGAGTCTTATTTATACCTATTTATCCCAGCTGTGCCTTCACTCTTGCAGCTAGGTGGCGCTGTCTGTTCTCACAGCAGCCTTATTATGTCCCAGTGTGTAACAGGAagataaatgcattttaatgttttattcgtGTTGACGGcgggaggaaaaacaaacaggaaacagcctGAGTATCACCAGATGTCACACCAGCGCACCGCCATGTTCCCTGGCTCGCTCACACTGAAACTGTGACATCACCGAACAAACCGCCACACACCTGCAGACCGAGGCCTCAGGTGAAACTGTGACATCACCGAACAAACCGCCACACACCTGCAGACGGAGGCCTCAGGTGAAACTGTGACATCACCGAACAAACCGCCACACACCTGCAGACCGAGGCCTCGGGGGTGTGGTGTCTCTCTTCTCACTTAGCTGAGCCGCCGTGGCGTTTCGCTCTGGTATCGGTCAGCTGAATCCAAACACCTGATGGACTCGTCGACTGCGTGAGTTTAATCTCAGAAatcaataatgataaaaataccGATAATCAATAATGATGATTACAGATGTTGTTTATTGGGCCTCATGCTGTGAGGGTGTTTCAGATTCACTGCAGGCCACGTGTCTCACTGTGTGAAGAAATGTCTCAGAGTGCCGTTTATCGCTGTGATGAGATCCACAAGGACTCAGTTTGCAGGTCCAGTTCGAGGTCTAGATTCAGCCTCCAGATTATCAGCTgtgtctccatggcaacagtttgttgttttagccATTGTTTTCTCACAAAGTGAGATTCAGCCGCTGTGGAGTTTTATTAAGTCTTCATGTGCCCTGATCGATGGGATACTCCCTGGACTCTCCTGGACTCTCCTGGACCGGCCCCACAGAGTgctacagtcacacacacagagtacggACTCTCCTGATGGGAGACTTTCCTGGACTCTCTTGAACTTTCCTGGACTCTCGGAGGACTCTGTGGGTGTAAGTGGACTCTCTGTGAGCCTGATCCATCAGCTGATGTGTAAGGGGTCCGGTTCCTGCTACTGAACTGAAACAGAAACCAGGACCAGGTGTTCTTTGTGGGATGATCTTCGTGCTGCTGCTCGCGGCGTCCAGACGTTTCCTCTTCTGGTGTTCCTGCTGGTTCTCGCTGTTTGGTTCTCTCCTCGCTGTTTTtgcctgctgtgttttttgagCCTGTGTTTGACCCGTAGTTGTAGTTCTCTGATCTTATTAGAACTCTGCATGCGTGtgacgatgatgacgatgatgatgaagattTTTGGTGCTtctttaagataattttttttcatattcagaCACCAGCTGGTGTCCCTGATGAGGTCacagtttgacctttgacctcctgaTCTCTGTACAGTTTTCTAATCTGGGACACGATGAAAGAGATCctgagctctgattggtcaagCTCGGTTTGTTACCgaaatgttttttctacaaGGGAATCAAAACTTTCCAGGGTTTGTATAAAAAGGATCCAGGACGAGGTTTTCTACTGATGGTGTACAGTTTCTAATGGTGTGTAAATGTGCCTGTAAATACCTGTCCcaggacgaggacgaggacgaggacaAGTCCGTCTGCAGCggaaatgtgcttttattgtgaaggggCAGGAGGCCAAACACAGTTTGaatcatgtcaaaataaagttataattttaacagtttattcTGAGGTTTGAATTCTGCTGATTGTCTTtggactttaaccctttaaaacccggaGCCACATTGCTGCtctcgtgctgcgttcagatgcctgtCGCAcggagttaaccctttgaacccggAGCAGACGGCTGCCATTTCCTCTTTGAAAAAAAGCTTGGCGAGAAATCTTCTACAGTCTGCAAGATATTAGCAATTtggaaaatgatgtttttaaatctagggGAGCTTTTCTCAACCTACACTGTCTTTATAATTATCCTAATtagtgtatttaaaaatatttcagagaaTAACTagaattttaagcacttttttcccaggtcatctcctttttttctttttttttaaactttccccttttgttgctaatttgcaggtaattttcttctactaatttcttgctcactttttgggtaatttctccATAAACACGTCACCACGGATGttactagtactactactactactactactaatacttctccttctactactactactgctactccttctactagtactactactactccttctactagtactactactagtaataataacaataataataattattgttgtaACATAACTTGTATATAGACtataataaaagtttttatttaaacataagtTGTATAGAATTATTTCAACAGTAATTATTATAACATAACTTATAACATAACCTAAAAGCAGAGTTCTTTGTCCATTGAGGCGACATAAGAGCCGAACATTAATGTCTGAACTGAGTGAGACAGAAGAGACTCACGGGAACAATCCATACCAATCAGAGCAGATACAATCAACgaatattagcagtaaacacagaaatgataaaaataattacagaatTAAATATGATCGAGACAGAATAAAGGAAAAAGATTAAATGATAACTAACAAAGATTAATTAACATCACCTGCAGCAGTTATTTTTCTTCAATAGAGAAAACTGACTAAAGTAGAAACCAGAGTCAGCAGGAGGGTTTCTATCACAGATTTGTGTTCAACTTCACTGATATTTAGTAAATGTGGATGAaagcagcatcatgtgacctcacagcgtcatgtgacctcacagtcatgtgacctagaaaagacttaaaagtgtttccaccgcagtttggacaaatatgtCTTTTTACAGTCACCTGAAACACTGCCTCATGGCAGAGTAAACTCTTTATGAGATAAATGGACACTTATTCGACATAAGTGATAATCTCAGTTTGAGTTTGTGCAGTCATGGATCGATAATAAATGTGTGCGGTTTATCACGTGGATCGATAATAAATGTGTGCGGTTTATCACGTGGATCGATAATAAATGTGTGCGGTTTATAATAGGTCCATGAGTTtgaggccccgccccctgcTCCCAGTCTGGTCCCTCCTCACTGCGCCTGCGCGCAGACCGGTGTCCGGTGTCCGCCTGGCAGCAGCTGTTCAGACCCGAAGGACCGACAGACACGCTGAGACACCACCACCGACTGAGACCACCGACCCGGAATCGCAGAGCCGGTGCTACATACCCGTAACGGAGCCGGTCCAGATCGTAGGAGAGCCGCTGAGCTAACCGAGCTAACCAAGCTAACCGAGCTAACGGAGCTAACGGAGTGACGACACGccgtcagctgtttttggacaggCCCCCGGCTCGTGCTCACCACGCTCCGCCGCACCGAGCCGCTCTGACCCGGGTCACCGACTCCGGGTCTGTCCGCCGGCTCGGGGGCCGAAGTTAGCTTCcggctaacagctaacagcgTTAGCGTCCAGGGGACCGACCGCGCGACCGGAGCCCCGAACCGGACCGGTGACAACATGCTGATAGGTACGGTACCGCCAACCCGGAGCACTGAACGGGGTCGGTGTTCCGGTTCAGTTTGTGTCGTTAACTCAACACGCTGAACTCCAGAgagctaacatgctaactgctgctagctacTGTGAGCTAACAGTACCAGCccaagatacacacacacacacacacacacacacacacacagacacacacacacacacacacacagacactcacacacactcaggcacacacacacacacacacacacacacacacagacactcacacacactcaggcacacatacacgcacacacgcaccaagacacacacacatagacactcacagacatacacacacagtctagtactcgagtaaatgtactaatttcgcTGCTGTAAACAGAGCTCCGGCGTGGTTGCAAAAGGAAGAAGTCGATGTTTAAATGCAGCAGCTACATTAGTGAAGTTTCTCTTTAGGAGTTAAGATTTAATGTTGAAATGTGATTtgtaaaataagataaagaaatatagatttaatatttttcttacgtatttatatttaatgtaatataGATTTTTATGGTTCCTGCACTTCTGCAAGTttacaaatgcagaaaaaaagtgttaaattggatgctttttaaatggagtttggtttGTGGCGTTACTGAGTGTCTCCTTGTGACTCTGAAGGGACGAGTCCCTCGTGTCATACGAGTGCCGATGTTTGTAAATGCAGTTTGTGActgaatgttgctttttctgtctgcagccgTTGGCGCAGGAAGTGGACACACCACCGCCACCAGCAAGAAACACAGACGGAGAGgcaaaaaacacaggagaatCCGAACAGACGAGAACCggtaatgcacacacacacacacacacacacacacacacacacacacacacactctgtaacacGCACGTGCTGATGGAGGCTATATTTAGCTGTGTGACTGTGGTTGGGTTTCAGTTCTGTATGTAgatcaacataataaaattataataattcagaTGACAGAATGAGAGgagacaacaataacaataacaactcTACCAACAATCATAAAATATGGATAtcataaatgtatgtatgcTTCGTGCATATGTGATAGATTACATATGTGGCAGGAGAAAATCACGCGTATAATAATAATGGAAGTATGACTAACAATAACGCGGTAGTGTTCAGCATCAGGTCAGACCCCGACAACCACAACAACAGgagagtctgagccagccctaactgtaAACTTAATCAAACAGgagagtctgagccagccctaactgtaAACTTAATCAAACAGgagagtctgagccagccctaactataagccTCCCTAAGTGATTTGGGGAAAATGTATAAAGAGTTTGTCACACATGTTGTCAATCAATAAtaactgtttttacagtttctagctGATATATAGTGTCGTTTTGGAGATTCTGATTTTGGTGGGCCCCCAGGTATGGtaggaatgttttctttaaaaattaagaattttaaaagaacaaaaaaattgccaaaaacttttagagaaaaaaaaaatcgccctgaaaaattgaagaaaaataaaagtatcccccccccacaaaaaaaatcaccattttttttaaatcaccaaaaatattaaaagaaaggaaaattgccaaaaatataaagaaaaaaattcaaattaaaaagaaaaagaattgtGAATTGAGTATGAATTGTCATGTCGTTTTTATACGCCACCGGTGTTTCAGTTGCAGCTCTCTCCTGCAGCctttcacacactcactgagcgtctgcatctgcatctgcagagctgttagtttgtttccagcttgcaGAGGATGAATCCTTAAACCGCTGAAAGAGcagctgctttatttaactttattgtaactgcagttcattcaataatgtctttaattttagcagataacattaatttaaaggccatttaaaaatatggagatatatatatatatgtagtgtGTGGCGATGTAGCTTTAAAATATGGTGAAATATGGCTTGAAATCCTCCAAATGTCTGTGGATTTGATCATTCAGGGGTTTTTGGCCTTATATCATGAGAGCTGTTGGTTATCTTTCCCTTCATATTTCATATCACTTACACCATCAATAGTTTTCCCTGTAAAAACGCTGTAAGCCGTACACCGCATCCTAACGTTTCCACCACGCAGGAAACTGGGACAGAACGTTGACTCAGCAGGAAAACATCGGGCAGCGTGGAGTTTTCCAAAAAATCGGATCGGAGCGTTTGGTCTCAGCTGATTGAACAGGAAATACAATGTACAATGTtgatctgaaataaaataaaataaattaaatgatatatttttattaaaattaaaagtaaaacaaatcattagtaaaataaaatcaactgcGCAGTGGTTTTTGCGAGGCTCATGTGCACGCTGCTCTGTGTTGGCGTGTCTCTGAGGGAGGCTTCAGCTGGGCTCtttgctaagctaggctaacagtttccctctgcttccagtgtttgtgctaagctaagctagctgGTGTCCTACTGACAGAAACAGGTTCGGAGCTCGGCCCGCACAGACCCCGCTCCAATAAtagaaccacacacacacacacacacacgctcacactcTCAGTCTATTTCGGTGTGGCTCGTCACCGTGGTGATTCAgagagcagctgtgtgtgacTCAGATATACGACCCGTCGACTGTGTGGTCAGAATGACACCATCACCAGTTCAGGCCGAAAACGTCCCCACCTGAGCAGGTACGGGCTCCTGTCTGATCAACCAATCAGCTGCGTAGCTCGATGAAGTCCTGCTATGACATCACAGAACAAAGAGGCGTCaggaaaataattacaaaaccgatatataattaaatacatgaataagCAAATTTAATTTGATGTTAATTTTAAAGGGACACAGCACAGAACATCATACCGCAGTCAGCAGGACTGATCATTGACGTCTGTAGACCCTGAGCAGGtaactgacaacaaaaacatcaagaaagaaagaaagatgtgtATATatgaaataagaagaaaaagaaaacaatagatgaatgaagaataaaaaataccaGAAGGGAATAAACCTTACTCCAAAGAATCGTGGGTgatgtttcttttctgttttttcactgtGAGGTTTATTTCTGCAACACTTCctgtaaacataaaataaaagactttaCATTCATATAAACACGACGACAGTTTCATGATAACCAGAGACAATATTTAATGCTTCTCAGTTGCCGTTACCATGGCGACGGTTCTTACATGAAAGTTTACCTTTTGTTTTAGTTCGGCCTTTCGTTTCCATGACAacagcgttttgggggcctgaaaacacaatctATAGAAAGCATGTGTGAGAGTGCAGTCTCCGCCTCCCCTTCTGTCCTTGTGGAAACTGGCGATGATCCTGTGAAAGCGGTGACGTCACGGCAGCGTGGTCTTATTGTGTGTCATTAAAGGTAAATCACCGGCTGCTGCCCCGGCGTACACACTACAGCGTgttcggttgtttttgcagatccgtgaACACGAGGATggttttcactgtgtttttatatgatCGCAGAGgaagaaagatttttttgttttcagtcgGGCCATGTCTGAATGCCGCCTCAGTTTGAGCAGTTTCTGTGAGTCACAGCATTCACACTGAATTTTTTTCGTACGCAGGCAAACCGGGTGTGGTGTCACATGTGGTCAGTCATTGGGCATGGTTTAGTAGCCCTCTGACTCTCTGCTGGTTAGGGACCGTTCTTAATGTGACGGAGAGGGTTAGGGTCTAACCATGTGAGCGCTTTCACAGAAAGAAGGTGACCAATCACAGTGTGGGAGGGCAGTGACGTGTAGTTTGAGGTGTGACTCCGTGTTCTCAGTTTCAGGCATGATGACATCAGCAACCTTCAGAGTCCAAATGCCAACAGCAGCCCCGCCCCGACACCTCAAACCACCGGACTCCGCCCCCGAAATACTACAGAGACAGTCACACCGACCAACACGCTGCCATGCACCGCCGAGGTCCACGAGTCCATCACCGGACCGCCACAGACCGGAAACACCCCACCGCCCCGCCACAGTCAACCCCAATGCCCCTCGCCTCCACCCCAGGCCACGTCCCCCCCTCCAGATACAGCAGACACACCTGCAGCTCACCTGGTCCCTTCTGACAGTCCACACACTGCCCCGATAGCACCACCTACACCTCACACCTGCAGCCAATCACCTCTCGCCACCTCTCCAAGCCCCGCCCACAGTGCCAGCCAGTCACCATCTGTTGACCAAAACATTACCCAAAATTCCTCCACATCGCCTCACAGAACTCTcaacattacccacaatgcctCTGAATCAATGTCAATTTCTGCCCCACCGCCCACCAAAGCTCCTCCCACACCGCCACTAAGCCCCTACCACCCCGACCCCTTCCTGCTGACCTCAGTGACCTTTACCTCCAGTGGCTCCTCCCACCTCTACTCCCCCGTCTGCTCCCCGTCCACCTCCTTCCTCCGTTCCCTCGATGCTCTCGGCCACCAC
The DNA window shown above is from Plectropomus leopardus isolate mb chromosome 8, YSFRI_Pleo_2.0, whole genome shotgun sequence and carries:
- the irak1 gene encoding interleukin-1 receptor-associated kinase 1 translates to MLSPVRFGAPVARSVPWTLTLLAVSRKLTSAPEPADRPGVGDPGQSGSVRRSVVSTSRGPVQKQLTACRHSVSSVSSVSLVSSVSSAALLRSGPAPLRVCSTGSAIPGRWSQSVVVSQRVCRSFGSEQLLPGGHRTPVCAQAHSVAGTGPLTHQLMDQAHRESTYTHRVLRESRKVQESPGKSPIRRVLAQLKRCHKSSRLREVENGVSENAMATQRQTENAALALHVSPCVPLCLCSSNILLDCHLVAKLADFGLARFACRAPSGRSAAQTVSVGKTATVRGTLAYLPDEYVRNGELGTAVDVFSFGVVLLEVLTGRRALEKDRKSGDRYLKDLVEEVEDGPGGSCAAVWRKHVDQRLISGGAVEPAGCLEAVALACRCLDRKRKKRPSMTEVFDKLQDIHIIVRRTSSSSSPLHHLQPPSLSLPRPPPPLDSTVGALSDQLSKLGPLEDTYQPSPSSQLSSLCSFTPPHPLHSCASLPSSSSSSLAGPCETDESRGFSQYDLRSQCRFNGTSSRCLSPSSRDHSAAVPPECQLSQPSVPTEDQYSFSLQPSTPSELTGGPSPGGSLQAASPGPSVHMNPSKLRFLQKKRLYEDGQIQTPELLSSDDLYGGRSSVRGPEESDELDYLHHY